CGCTACAGCCCGGAGGCCGTCTACTGGGACTGGTGCCCACTGCCATGATCGCGGGGGCTCTGAGGGCAGGGCTCCGCCCGGCGAGGAGATGCCCGCCCCCGCGCTGCCTCTCGACGCCCACGCCCCGAGCATCAGGAGTTCGCGCGCCCGCGCGCGAGGAGGCCCCGACAAAGAGCACGCGCCACTGAGGAGCCACTCCGCGCCTGGGGGCACTGACTTCCCGTCTCCCCCTCTCCCCCTCTCCTTGTCTCCCCTTCTCCCCCTCTCTTGTTGGGCGACATAAACTCCACTACACTTGACTCCACTCCAGCTCGGTGAGAGAAGCGTGCGAAAGGCCAGACGGCCGACCAGGCCCAGGGCGTCGCCGGCCGCCAACTGGCGCCCCGCCGGTGCGGATGTGGCCGCTACCGTGGGCCTGGGGATGGCATTCCTGCTGTTGTACGGGCTCACGGCGGCCCCCTCGGTGGCCACCGTGTTCGATGATAGCCTCGAGTTCCAGGTGGTGGCCTACACCCTGGGGATCGCCCACCCCACCGGCTACCCTCTCTACACCCTTCTGGGATGGTTAGTCACCCGGCTGCCCTGGGCGGAGCCGGCGCAGGGCGTGAACCTACTCTCGGCCCTCTTCGGGGCGGTCACCGTGGCCGGCTTGTATGGGGTCGGGCGGCAACTGACCTGCGGGCGGTTGGCGGCGGCTGCGGGAGCGGTGGCCGTGGGCGTTTCGCCGGTGCTGTGGTCCCAATCCACCATTGCCGAGGTGTACACTCTCCATACCGCCTTCGTCGTGGTGGTGCTGTGGCTGGCCCTCTGGGCGGGTGAGGCTCAGTCCCGCTGGCGAACGGGGGTGAGGCGCGCCTATCCCCTGGCGGTCGTCTTCGGCCTCAGCCTAACGCATCACCGTATGTCCTTCCTCCTCCTCCCGGCGCTGCTGGCCTACCTATGGTGGGCCTTCGGCCGGAGATTCCGGGTACGGCACTGGCGGCGGCTGGCGGGACTGGCTCTGGCGCCGCTCCTTCTCTACGCCTATCTCCCTCTACGAGGGATGTTCACCTCCTCCCTGGACGGCACCTACGTCAACTCGCCCGCCGGGTTCCTTAACCACGTGACCGGTGCCGGCTACAACGTCTTCCTTGCCGGTCAGGCCCCCGGTATCCCGCCCCGGGATGCGAGCGCATACCTGGAGCTCTTTCTGGACCAGTTCGGACCGCTCGCCCTGGCATTGGCGCTGCTCGGCCTGGCCGTGCTCCTTCGCCGCCGAGGACCGGTGCTGCTGCTGGGGCTGACCCTGGCACTCAACCTGGCCTTTGCCCTCTCGTACCGGGTGGCCGACTACGAGGTCTTCTTCCTCCCCTCCTTCGTGCTTACCGGCATTCTGCTGGCGCAGGGCACGGACGCCCTCCGCCGATGGGCCGGCCGTGTCCTGGGCCGCCTGCGGCCGGGCCTGGCGGCCGGGGGGCACCTGCTTCCCGGCCTGGTTCTCCTGATCGCTTTGGCCCCCTTGCCCTACCGTTGGCCGGAGCAGGACCGTTCTCAAGCCTGGTCGGTGGCTCGCTTGGGCCGCGCCTGGCTCTCCTCGGCCGAGCCCGGCAGCGTCGTCGTCGGCATCCTGGGCGAGACCACCCTCATGCGCTACTTCCAGGTGTCCGAGGGATTGGCACCGGGCACGGAGCTGGTGGCCGCTGACGACGAGCGCGTCCGCCTGGACACGGTGAGCTGGCTGGTGAGCCGCGGGCGCACTACCTACCTGACTCGGCCGCTCCCCGGCGTGGGTCGCACGTTCGCCCTGGACGCCGCGGGCGAACTCATCCGCGTGTCCCGTCCCCAGAGCGGGGAACAGGGCACCGGTACCGAAGTGGCTCCGGGTCTGCGACTGGTCGGCTGGCAGTGGACCGTGGGCGAGCACCGCGGCCGGGCCAACCTGAGCCTGCACCTGCGCTGGAACGCCCCCCACGGGTTGTCCGAGCCCTTGAAGATCTCTGCCCGGGCGAGCCGAGACGGCCAAGTGGTGGCGGCGCTTGATGCTGAGCCGGTCCACAATGCCTATCCTACCCCCCTCTGGCGACCTGGGGAGGTGGTCGAAGACTACTATCTGCTGGAGATGCCCGTGGGCGACCCGGGAGGCACCGTGGACGTCTCGGTGGTGGTCTACTCGCCGGAGACGGGCGCCCAGCGGGGGCAAGCAGGCCTGGGGTCGGCTCAGGTCCCCCCCAGCCCCGGCGAGCGGCCGGCCGCGGAGTGGGGCCTGCGGCCGGCAGCAACCTGGCTGAGCGACGGCACCCGCCTTGTGGGAGTGAGCCTCGCGCCTCGGACCCAGGCCCGCGTCGGAGAGACTTTGCCCCTGGGACTGCTGTGGCGTTCCCGCCCCTGGAGCAGGGACTCCACTTCGCTGATGCTTCGCCTGACCCGCCGGGGCGGCGGCACGGCTGCCGAGCTACCTGTCGCTTTAGAGCTAGGAGGGACCCGACCTTCCGGCCTACTCAGGCAGGACCTGGCCGTCACCCTGCCCGCCCGACTGGAGTCCGGCACCTACCGCCTCCTGCTGGAAAGCGAGGGCATCCTCCTTCGCTGGGGCTGGCCTCCTCTCACGCGTCAGTTGGAACTGTCGGTCCTGGAAGTGCAGGGACGGACTAGGCTATATGAGCGCCCCCGGCCCGGGATCGGTCTCGCGGCCACCTTCCGCGACCGCGCCACAGACCAGGATCAGGCCCGGCTCATTGGGTACGACCTACAGCCCGAGGGTGGCCGGCTGCGGGTGATTCTATACTGGCAGGCGCTGGGCGAGCCCGACCGGAGCTACAAAGTCTTCGTGCACTGCCTGGACGCTGGAGGAGAGATCCTGGCCCAGAGCGACCAGGAGCCGGACGGGGGCCGCGCCCCCACTGATTCCTGGATCAGAGGCGAGTACATCATAGACCATCACCAACTCGACCTCCCCGAGGGGAGCGAGGGCTGCGTCCAACTGCTGGTCGGGCTGTACACCGCCGACGGGGTCCGTATGCCGGCCACCGCCGACACCCTGGTGCTCGGTGGCGACGCGGTGGTCCTGACCGGGTCGCGGCCGAAGTGACCCGG
This genomic stretch from Anaerolineae bacterium harbors:
- a CDS encoding DUF2723 domain-containing protein, translated to MRKARRPTRPRASPAANWRPAGADVAATVGLGMAFLLLYGLTAAPSVATVFDDSLEFQVVAYTLGIAHPTGYPLYTLLGWLVTRLPWAEPAQGVNLLSALFGAVTVAGLYGVGRQLTCGRLAAAAGAVAVGVSPVLWSQSTIAEVYTLHTAFVVVVLWLALWAGEAQSRWRTGVRRAYPLAVVFGLSLTHHRMSFLLLPALLAYLWWAFGRRFRVRHWRRLAGLALAPLLLYAYLPLRGMFTSSLDGTYVNSPAGFLNHVTGAGYNVFLAGQAPGIPPRDASAYLELFLDQFGPLALALALLGLAVLLRRRGPVLLLGLTLALNLAFALSYRVADYEVFFLPSFVLTGILLAQGTDALRRWAGRVLGRLRPGLAAGGHLLPGLVLLIALAPLPYRWPEQDRSQAWSVARLGRAWLSSAEPGSVVVGILGETTLMRYFQVSEGLAPGTELVAADDERVRLDTVSWLVSRGRTTYLTRPLPGVGRTFALDAAGELIRVSRPQSGEQGTGTEVAPGLRLVGWQWTVGEHRGRANLSLHLRWNAPHGLSEPLKISARASRDGQVVAALDAEPVHNAYPTPLWRPGEVVEDYYLLEMPVGDPGGTVDVSVVVYSPETGAQRGQAGLGSAQVPPSPGERPAAEWGLRPAATWLSDGTRLVGVSLAPRTQARVGETLPLGLLWRSRPWSRDSTSLMLRLTRRGGGTAAELPVALELGGTRPSGLLRQDLAVTLPARLESGTYRLLLESEGILLRWGWPPLTRQLELSVLEVQGRTRLYERPRPGIGLAATFRDRATDQDQARLIGYDLQPEGGRLRVILYWQALGEPDRSYKVFVHCLDAGGEILAQSDQEPDGGRAPTDSWIRGEYIIDHHQLDLPEGSEGCVQLLVGLYTADGVRMPATADTLVLGGDAVVLTGSRPK